The Pongo abelii isolate AG06213 chromosome 23, NHGRI_mPonAbe1-v2.0_pri, whole genome shotgun sequence nucleotide sequence ACGTCGGCCCAGCCCACTCCCCAGGGCTGACAATGGGAGAGAAGATGGCCTTGGTGCCTCCCTTGGCAAGCAGCTCAGCCATGGACAGGTGGAACAAGGGTAACCCCAACGTCGGCCCAGCCCACTCCCCAGGGCTGACAATGGGAGAGAAGATGGCCTTGGTGTACTCGGCAGCACCTAAGAGTATGCACGCCGGGACGTGGAAGCAGCAGCCGCCACTGCTGCCCCGAGACTTGCCCCGAAGTGAGCCCCGCCCAGGGAGGGGACGCCGGCCTTCTCTGCCCAGCTGGGCAGTGCAGTGCGCCCGGGAAAGGACTCTGCCTCTGGAGGCGAGGACCTGGGTTCCAGGCCGGGCTGTGGTGGTTTCCAGCTGTGTGGCTTCAGTGAGCCCTCGTTCCTCATCTGTGAGACGGGGCCATATCACCTGCCTCCCACAGGGCCATAGTGAGTGCCAGACATTGTCCAAAGGCTCAATGCCACAAATGGCTGGGCAAAGGTGAACTGTGGGCTGGCACCTCCCACCCACCCAGTGAGGGGCCTCCCTCGCTCACCTTCAGGGGCTCTGTCCAGCGTGTACCAGAGCTTGAAGCGCGTAGAATGTTCGTTCCTGAGTTCCTCCAGCTCAGGTCGCAGCAGGATGTCCTTCTCAGTCTACAAGGGACAGGGCCAGGCGGTCAGGAACGATGGGTGGCAGACTGCCCCTGGAGACACTCAACAGAGACACGCCTGGTCATCACGCCCGCCTGCGGGCCACACGCTTGCGGAGCTTCCAGGAGGGGACTCGGCCAGAGATCACCCTGGCACCCCTCTCTCTTTGTCTAGCCTAAGGAGCCCCTCAAAGCTGCTGCCAATGGGGCGAAGGCGTTCGCTAGAAACTCAGTGTGTGAACTGCTTCTGCTGTTGTGGGGAAATGGGCTCGATGTCCTGAGagtgggaaaaatgaaaaaaactaaaggCAGCTGAGCTGCGTGACAGAAAACAGGGAAGAGACGGGAAATGCGCCAAGATACTCCAGGCGGTCAGCCCGGGAGCGGGTGTAACACATACAATGAGCAACGGCCCCGTGAGAAGGCTCAGGGTTTGCACCCTCAGCCCTCCAGCAAGTCTTTTTGCGTTCTGGGATCTCATTCAGGTTGTACCTCCAGAAAACAGGAAGTACAGacaccactccccaccccacctggccccCTCGGGCCTTGCCCACACCCATCCCCTTGGCTGGCCTGcggctcccccacccccacccctacccggCTGTCACAGAGCCCTATAGAACTCAGTCCAGCGTCATCCCTTCCAGGAAAGCTTCCTGGACCCTCCGGGGGCTATCAGGGATCTCCCCCTGAATCCCCCACCCGActccccgccccccccacccccgttCCACTTCTGATCACAGGCTGTTGCCCAGCGTTTGCAGGTCACACAGGGACAGAGAGGGCTCCTTAGCCCAGTGTGCAGTGTCCCTGACCTCATGGGACTCAAAGAAACCGGGGGCCAAAGAGCGCTGCCACCCAGAAAGGGCTGCCCACTAACAAATCGCTACTGAGCTCCCAGGCTGGGCAAGGGCGGGGTGGACTCTCCCCAGGAGGCAGCCACAGATGTGACTCCTCTGTTCCCAGGGCTGGGGAACCGCACCCACCCTCCGCGTAGCCCAAGGGCGCCTGAATACGGGAATCGCCAGGGTTGGGGATCACAGGTCCAGCTCCTCGGTGCTCCCCTCCAGCAGATGAGCTGTGTGAGGGGCATGAGCCTCAACACATCCCAGGGAACACGGGGTGTTGAACAGTTTTTCCAGTTTCTGAGGGTAGGAGGCTGAGGGCCCTTTCTGCTCTAATGGGGTGAggacagggacagggacagggacaggCTTTGGGCTAGACGAactcaaggaaaaaaatgcagaaaatatggaagaaaaagtACCTGAAACCCTTCAGAAATAATGACTGTTAGGATTTTTGTGTgcatcttttcactttttttttctgttaactaTGCGTAACTTtctttttaggccaggcatggtggctcatgcctgtaatcccagcactttgggaggctgaggtgggcgcgtcacttgaggtcaggagttcgagaccagcctggccaacatggtgaaaccccgtctctactaaaaatataaagaattagctggacgtggtggtgggcgcctgtaatcgcagctactcaggaagctgaggcaggagactcacttgaacccgggaggtggaggttgcagtgagccaagattgcggcattgcactccagcctgggggacaagagcgagactttgtctcaaaaaaataaataaataaaaataaaaataaaaatatgccctGGTTTGAGTCCTGGTTTCAGCACTTCCCACGCGACATGCACAGTCAAGCCCCTCCCGGAGCCTGTGTCCGGAGGTGCGAGATGAGGCGACCACACTGCCCTCGCTACCAGCTGCAAAGATGGCGGGTACACGTGACAGACGGTCTGACGGCCTCCACAGACTCTGAACCAGCACCACCAAGTCTCActgctgccctccctccctccacaccagCCAGCTTAGAATTTCTGGCTCTTTTTCCCCTGGGCCTAGCAAGGCCATCTCAGTTTGCCTTGGGGCAGTTTTCTGCAGCTGTGGGGAGGCAGGGTGGGGCAAGGACCCACATCCAAGGACCTCAGGCAAGTATCTTCTCCCCCAAATCTACGTCATCGGTCACAAAACACTAACCTGAAAAGACCTTGCAGTCTTTTCAGTTTCTACAgctcattctacagatgagggaGTGAAGCTCAGAGAGGGAAAGTAGCTCGTCCAAGGCCACATAGCAGGCCAGGACAGGCAGGCAGTGGGCTCGTGGACAAGGATATGAATCAGGAGCCAGAGACACCAACACTCAAATCCTGCCCTGACACCCTGTAGCTCAGGGGCTTCGTGCAAATGTCTGGTCATTTGTAAGATGGGCCCCTCCATGTCCAGGCCAGCCCAGGCCAGCATTCTTCCTACTCTACCAGTGGGTTCCAAACCGTGCTCATGGTGAAGGGAGTTCTGAGTTTTGGAGGAAGCAGCCAGGGGAGGGGGTGCTCAGGGAGCTCCCCGCAAGGCAGCCCCCTCAGCCAGACGCAGGTGCTGCACCACAAAGCCTGCCCGCCGTGCTGCTGCCAAGGCTACCAGTGCACAGAATATTCAGAGCCCCCCCATCCTGGTCATCCCCAGAAtctcagcagagctgtgcagACCCCTGAACAGCACCTCACCAGGCCCTAAGTCCCCTCTCAGGGGAAGCTGTGTTTGCCCATCATGGGGATGCCCACTGACCTGGTTGGCAAAGAGCAGGTGGCACACAGTGTGGTCATCAGGGTCCTTCATGATGGCACGGATCACCTGCAGCATCGGGGTGATGCCTGCAAAATAGCCAGCCGGGCCTCGCACGTGCTGAGCGAGGCCTGCTCACAGGCACCACCCCGCCCAGGTGTACTGGGGGAGCGGGGCCAGGACTACTGGGCCTGGGCCTCTGACCTCCGGTACCTCCCAGGCACTCAGAACCTGAGCCTCACCCACACCCCAACCCCACCCTTAACATGAGCCGCCGGACGCCTCAGTGGGGGGTTCCATGTACCTGTCCCTCCCGCGATCATGCCCACAGACTTCACTGTCTTGATGACAGGGTTGGACTTTTTGTCAGGTCGGATGGCGAACTTCCCTGGGGAGAGAGAAGGGGTGAGGCCCAGCCGTCAAACACGCCATGTGTGGTGGCTGGAGAGGCTGGAGAGGGGGCTGGAGAGGCTGGAGAACCTGCCCCCACTGTGAGGTCCGAGGTGGAGGCAGCTGCCATTCTAATGCCAGCCATTAGGAAGGTGCAGGAGCAGTGGAGAGGCTGGGAACCCGGAGGCTCAGCTCCGTCctcttgcttgcttgtttcagaTGCTGAGAAAGCCAAACGGAGGTTGGCAGTGGGTGAGACGTGGCCCCCAGGAGCGGCCTGTCTGCAACCCCTGTGCCAGCAACTTACCCCCTCTACAGCCAGGGAGATTCAGTTCCCAGAAAGGGACAGCTGGCCCGACAAAAGTCACCCATCCACACAGAGCCAGGGGCCTGCACCCTGCACCCAGCACCCCCAAGCTCTCCAATTCTCTGAGCCTGCTGTGTAATCAAGGGATTCCGACCCGAATCACCTTTGCCCTGGTAGACCAGCAGCCCGTTGGGGCCCCGGAACTCAATGGTGTCTCCAATCTGCATGCTCTCCAGGTACTGAGACATCTTCCCTCCGGCGGGAAACTTGGGATGGGTGTCCTTGAAGTAAACCTGCAAGACACCCCCGCAGCCCTAGCTCTTGCCCACAGCGGGAGACAAGTGCCTCTTCTGCAGCTCTTCTGAGGCCCACATATGGCCTTCTCCTGTGGAGCCCCATCCACCCAGCCGTCAAATCGTACCCGTCCTGCACCCCATCCTTCATCCCGTCCTCCCAGGAGTCAGCCTCCACCTGACATATCCGGGGAAAGCAAAGCACCAGCCTCATGTACAAGGCCAACCAACTCCAGGGCTGGATGCGCTCACATTTCACCCACTGTCTCCGGGGCCCCCTCCCAACGGGAGACACTGACACCCGTCAGCAAAGTCAAGGCTCTGGGAGGCCCACTCAGCTACACTCCTCCTCGTGGACACTCAGTCCCTTCTGTTTTGTGCTGTCGTTAAAAACCTCGCTCACTCTTGGAACTACTTCCTGCCCTGCACTCTCTAGGATTACTGTCTTGGGAAAGAGAAGGGCCTTGATCTGACACCTACAAAGAGATGGGGGGACAGAGGAGGAGTGGCTAACCCTGCCCAGGGAGTCTGATGGATGGAGAAGGGGAaggtggctgggggagggacagtGTGTACACAGAGCCTCAGGGAGGAGAGCCTGTTGTGGCTTCAGCACAGACGGTGGCTATGGGGCGTGGAGGCAGAGGGGAGTGGAGGGCCAGGGACGGGCAGGCAGAGCACACTGTCCTGGGCCCTGGGTGCCAGGCCAGGACTCTAACCTTTATCAAGGACCAAGTGAGCCAGCGAGGTCTCGAAGCCAGGAGAGGCCTGGTCACCTGTGAGTTTTTCATCCTCAATTTGAATCCTCCTAATAGCTTCTCCACATTTGGCCAGAGAGACTTCAACGTGAACAGATGCTTGGGCCCTCATCACCTCCTCTGTGCTTCTTGACAAAGCCCCAAACCTTACTGGGGCCTCCAAGACCCTGTCTGGCCCCACTGACCTCTCCCACCCCTTGCCCCAACCCTCCAGCCACTTCAATCCTCGAGCCTGCTGCTgacttcagggcctttgcacctgaagctccttttcttccttcttcaccTGGTCAGTGCCTACTCAGCCCCAGATCTCGCCTTCACTGTCACCTGCTAGGGAGCCACTCTCACCAGCCAACCCCACCCATCCCTGGTGGCCCTTCTGGAAGCTCAGTCGCAGGTACCTGTCCCCTGCAGGGAGCACTGGCTTCCCCATGACCATGTGTCCAGTGTCCGTCCTCCAGCCAAAGACAGGCTCCTGAGGCCAGGCCTGGGTGCCCCAGCAAGGAAGGAGCCCGGGCCAGGGCCACCCTTGAGATCCAGTGCCTGCCCCTAGACCTGGCAAGATTCAGGGCCTCAGCTGCGGCCCAGTAAGGGGGCTCCAGGGGTACCTGAGGGTGCTGGGCTGGGGAGGCTATAGGGCTTTGGCCTTGATTGGGGAGGGTCTCCAACACCCCACATACCCACTGGTCTAGGCTGCTTCTCACCCTCTGTTCTGCAGGAaagcttgtatttcttttttttgactggctctcattctattgcccaggctggagtacagtggcatgatattggcttactgcaacctctgcctcccaggttcaagtgattctcctgcctcagcctcccaagtagctgggattacaggtgcgtgccaccatgcccagctaatttttttgtatttttagtagagacggggtttctccatgttggccaggctggtctcgaactcctgacctcaggtgatccacctgccttggcctcccaaagtggcttacaggtgtgagccactgtgcctggctgaaaacttgtatttctaattttcataaaaatgtccCTGCTGGGGCCGTCATGCTGCCTCTTACTTCCCACTCGGCATGTGTGTTTCAGGTTCCGGGCTGCTGCCCCTAACGGCTGCATTTTCTCCTGTGAACCTCCACCTCGAACCCTGCAGCAGACCCCAGAGAGCCCATCACCCCAGCTCCCAGACAACACCCCATGAGCCCCTCACATGTTCCCCTAGCAGGCCTGAGGGACATTTCTTAGGGAAACGAGTAAGAACAGGGCCTGCGTGTCACAGAGGCCCGGCCACTGACCACAGTGGAGTGGCTGCCTCACCCCGCACACTCGGGACCCAACTCCCAGGGATCTCCCAGCATGAGAGCAGGGATGGGACTGCGCTGTCACACCTCGCAGCAGGGGCGTCTGCACCGCCAGCCGGCCTTCCTGGAGCCTCTGCTGCAGGTACCTGTCCTGTTTGAAGGCACTTGCCCTGAACCCTGGCCCCTGTTCTCTGCCAAGACCGCCTTCTTTGGCTTTTGTTGGTAAACGATGATGTGCTATTTACTCAGAAACCAGGCACAAGGGAGCACTGGGTCTTTAGAGTCCAGGCTGTGGAGGGATGTGGACTCGGGAGGGGCTGTAGAAGCCACTGCCCCTGCAAGCCCCTGAGGAAGCGGGGCAGCCATGACTGAGGCTGGGCTACACAGGGCGGGAGCGGGAGACTTCCCTGTCCAGGGGGTCCACATGGGCTGTTGCCATGGCCACCCACCCACACCCCCTCCACAGTCATGACCCAGACGCTTCACCTTGATGACCAGGTCCACGAAGCCCTTGTCATCATCGCTGGAGACGGGTGTATAGGGCCGGATGACCAGGTTTCCATCAATTCGAGCCGAGAGGTAGATGTGCTGGCCTGCAGGACAGAACAGGGTCACTCTGGGCCAGAGATCATCCTGCGGGTGACCCCTGGGTCTTGTCAACCCACTCCCCTGCACCCCACCCGGCATTCAAAGCCTAGCCTGGCCTCAGCTCCCACGGCCCCCTCCCACCGCTCCTGGGGATTCCCCTCACGTCCCAGCTTCCTGCCTCCATGCCTTCACTCCTGCTGGTGCCACTGCCAGGGACCCTGGGCCTTCCCACTCTCATACCAACAGACTCGCCCTCAAAGGCCCAGGGCAGCTGTCACCTCCTCCTGAAGGCTTCCCTGCTCTCCCTGGTGGAAATGTGAAGCTCCCATCTCTCTGATCTAGTGCCCCAGCTGCCAGCCAGGCTCCGAGTGGGCCTGGCAGGGGCGTGACTCACCGACGGGGAGGCCCAGGATGTGCTGGGGTGACGGCAGGGCAAAGCGGAAGCGCCGGGTGTCATGGCTGATGATCTGGAGAGAGGCCCAAAGCTGCTGAACAGTCCCCAGGGCAGAGGCCTCCCAGGGCAGCTCCCAGGCCTCGGAGCCCTCATCCCATTCCTCCTTTGTGTCCCCACCCTTCCCCAGTGCCTGCTTGTCCTTGTAAGAAGTGACGCCGACGCCAAGCGcagatgcacacacatgcacgctaCATGTGAGGTGCTGAGGCCAGGCGCACGCTGGGTGTGTCTAGGAGGCCACAAACAAGGTGGCCAGAGCAGGGAATGAACCCAGGGTCCCAAAGGGAGGATGCCAGACAGCCCTAAAAACTTCCAGGACGGGAAGGGAGGAATCCATCTCTGCCATCAGCTCAAGCAGTGGCCTGAAGGGGCAGGAAGAACTCGGGGGCTGGATGGGCAAACGGGGGCAGAGCTAAACAAGGCTGCACGTGCCCAGGCCTGCATCCCAAGAGAGGGGCTGCagaagccactgcacctgagAGCCCCTTGGGAAATGGGGCAGCCAGGACTGAGGTGCGCTTCACAGGGCAGAAAGTGGGAGCCTTCCCTGCCCAGGAACTCCAAGAGCCCAAAGCCAGGCTTCTACCCTGCACGGGGTGGGCACCCAGGGCATGGTCAGTGGCTGGGACAGTGGCAGAGGAGGAGGGGGGCTGGCTAAGAGCCAGATTGGGCCAGGGAAGGAGCTGAGACTAAAACCCCTGAGGTCTTGTTAAGTGGGTCTTACGCTCAGGCCAGGGACAATCACATAAGCAGTTCCAGTCGGAGCTGGAACCAAACCCAGCGCCCCGAGGGTGCACTCCCTGTGGGGTCCCCAGTACCCAGCATGGCCAGGAGAGGGAATGTGAAGAAGTCACATGGAAGGTGGGCGCTGAAGAGGCGCTTACATCCAAACGTGGCAAAGCCACATGTGGATGGTGTCATCACTTAGAGGGGGACAACAGACCTCTCCAACAGGGCAGGACATCACAGATGCCATCTCGGCTAAGTACGAGAACTCTCCGACCTGAGCAGTGTTCCAGCACAGAGCAGCTGCCTCAAGGAGAGACCCATCCCTACACGTGTGAGCAGAGGCAAATCGCAGGAAAGACGGTGCAAACGACACTCAGGATCAGGGGTGCAGGGGGCCCACCAGCCTCTGCCaggcagcccaggcctcaaagctgCCTCTACCAGAAGCTTCTGCACTAGGGGCAAACAGAGCCCCAAGGCCTTCTAGAAGTGGATTCCAGGACTATCAACTGGTCCTAAGGGTCAAGGTCAGACACCCATGTACCAGAAAATATTTGGAGGAAGAATAGAAATgagatggccgggcgcggtggctcacgcctgtaatcccagcactttgggaggctgaggcgggcagatcacctgaggtcggaagttcgagaccagtctgaacaacatggagaaatcccgtctctactaaaactacaaaattagccgggcgtgatggcacatgcctgtaatcccagctactcaggaggctgaggcaggagactcacttgaacccgggaggcaaggttgcagtgagccgagatcgcaccattgcactccagcctgggcaacaagagtgaaattctgtctcaaaaaaaaagaatagaaatgaggACAAGAGACGAACAATTATGGTGCTGGCCAACCTCTAGTAGGGCAGCCGGGTGGGGCAAAGCACAGAGCACCCAGAGCAGGCCCGCTGCGGACCCTGCAAAGCCACCAAGGGCACAATGAGGGGGCAAAGCTGCAGTCCTAGGACATCTGCCACAGGCTCCCTTGTGTAACATCCCTATGATGAAATACTAAAAGGATCCATGTTGTATGGCTGGCTAAAAAACCAGGttatcaaaaaaagaaactgagtgtGCACACACCCGCACCTCCACACACCCCTGTGTATGAACGTG carries:
- the LOC100432996 gene encoding NADH-cytochrome b5 reductase 3, with translation MGAQLSTLGHVVLSPVWFLYSLLMKLFQRSTPAITLESPDIKYPLRLIDREIISHDTRRFRFALPSPQHILGLPVGQHIYLSARIDGNLVIRPYTPVSSDDDKGFVDLVIKVYFKDTHPKFPAGGKMSQYLESMQIGDTIEFRGPNGLLVYQGKGKFAIRPDKKSNPVIKTVKSVGMIAGGTGITPMLQVIRAIMKDPDDHTVCHLLFANQTEKDILLRPELEELRNEHSTRFKLWYTLDRAPEAWDYSQGFVNEEMIRDHLPPPEEEPLVLMCGPPPMIQYACLPNLDRVGHPKERCFAF